Proteins co-encoded in one Rhopalosiphum maidis isolate BTI-1 chromosome 2, ASM367621v3, whole genome shotgun sequence genomic window:
- the LOC113554441 gene encoding LOW QUALITY PROTEIN: KRAB-A domain-containing protein 2-like (The sequence of the model RefSeq protein was modified relative to this genomic sequence to represent the inferred CDS: deleted 1 base in 1 codon): protein MNVSNIEKLIVPVTDPNAIKYYVYNEEFYKIIHDVHLQTGHEGRNRMEHELNAKYKNITRECLMIYLNLCELCQRKGKTVKKGLVVTPIISSEMNSRCQVDWIDMQAQSDGNYRFILVYQDHLTKYVLLKSLTHKRAEEVAYILLDIFTTFGAPAFLQSNNGREFVNKVIEELCSMWEELKSQGSVERANQYIENMLATWLTDNKTNKWSEGLKFNQFMKNRSLHHGIKCSPYEAMFDTREKIGLKSTSLPENIIHKLKTDEDLETALNSINTTHEKKTKKQSKEKSVDTSSEENIDVNEEQADIIQSRQETIIEKRRESLHNLTVQASKIDFVKGKLAKVLKLEYLMLIKHGVICDPF from the exons ATGAATGTaagtaatattgaaaaattaattgtaccgGTAACTGATCCAAATGctatcaaatattatgtttataatgaagagttttacaaaataattcatgaCGTGCATTTGCAAACTGGACATGAAGGTAGAAACCGAATGGAACATGAACTGAacgcaaaatataaaaacattactagggaatgtttaatgatatatttaaatttatgtgaaCTATGTCAGAGAAAAGGTAAAACTGTGAAAAAAGGGCTAGTTGTTACACCAATAATTTCTTCAGAAATGAATTCTCGTTGTCAAGTAGATTGGATTGACATGCAAGCTCAATCTGATGGAAattatcgatttattttagtttatcaaGATCACCTAACGAAGTATGTTTTACTTAAATCATTAACACACAAACGTGCAGAAGAAGTTGCCTATATActacttgatatttttactacatttGGAGCTCCG GCATTCTTACAGAGTAATAACGGTAGAGAATTTGTTAACAAGGTTATTGAAGAGTTATGCAGTATGTGGGAAGAACTGAAAAGTCAGGGCTCTGTTGAAAGGGCTAACcagtatatagaaaatatgcTTGCCACCTGGTTAAcagataataaaactaataaatggaGCGAGGGACTTAAATTCaatcaatttatgaaaaacagaagtttaCATCACGGAATTAAGTGCTCTCCTTATGAGGCTATGTTTGATACCCGGGAAAAAATAGGCTTGAAATCTACTTCTCTaccagaaaatattatacataagctCAAGACTGATGAAGATTTAGAAACCGCGTTGAATTCTATTAATACCactcatgaaaaaaaaaccaagaaaCAATCTAAAGAAAAATCTGTTGATACGTCTTCTgaagaaaatattgatgttaaCGAAGAACAAGctgatattatacaatcaaGACAGGAaactataattgaaaaaagaaGAGAATCGTTGCATAATTTAACAGTACAAGCTTCAAAAATTGACTTCGTGAAGGGAAAATTGGCGAAAGtgttaaaattagaatacCTGATGTTGATAAAGCACGGAGTGATCTGCGATCCATTTTAG